Proteins found in one Halobaculum sp. MBLA0147 genomic segment:
- a CDS encoding class I SAM-dependent methyltransferase codes for MDHSDVRAAWDEVSAEYARARDPDGSDAALIDDLLARLPADPVVLDAGCGDGARTLANLPPGSVGLDFSRAGLDLAAETVPAARLVQGDMLALPLRADTVDAVTAYHSVFHVAREDHATVYAEFARVLRPGGVLLATLPGGRYETVRRGWMGGRMFFSTPGRERTLELLREAGFDEIETTTATDPLGSSTEFVFATLSE; via the coding sequence GTGGACCACTCGGACGTACGCGCGGCGTGGGACGAGGTGTCCGCCGAGTACGCACGTGCTCGGGACCCGGACGGCTCCGACGCCGCACTGATCGACGACTTACTTGCGCGACTCCCCGCCGACCCGGTCGTGTTGGACGCCGGCTGTGGGGACGGCGCGCGGACGCTCGCGAACCTCCCGCCCGGGAGCGTCGGGCTCGACTTCTCGCGAGCGGGACTGGACCTCGCCGCGGAGACCGTCCCAGCGGCGCGACTCGTCCAGGGTGACATGCTCGCACTCCCACTGCGTGCGGACACGGTCGACGCGGTGACGGCGTACCACTCCGTCTTCCACGTCGCGCGCGAGGACCACGCGACGGTGTACGCGGAGTTCGCCCGCGTGCTCCGGCCGGGCGGTGTCCTCCTGGCGACGTTGCCCGGCGGTCGCTACGAGACCGTCCGGCGTGGCTGGATGGGTGGACGGATGTTCTTCTCGACGCCGGGGCGCGAGCGGACGCTGGAACTGCTGCGCGAGGCCGGGTTCGACGAGATCGAGACCACCACCGCGACGGACCCGCTCGGCAGCAGTACGGAGTTCGTCTTCGCGACGCTGTCCGAGTAG
- the dph2 gene encoding diphthamide biosynthesis enzyme Dph2: MSERTAAEGRTDGDLRNTGLSLKHDREWDYELERIVEELEERDADTVGLQFPEGLKRRGPAVADDLRELTDDVTFLLSGQPCYGACDLDTYLMRRTDLFVHFGHSPMKESDKILYVPLFSNVDPFGIMEESLAELEDPDDDPDVGLVTTAQHMNLFDDMYDWLAERGYEVHTRRGDERLTHEGQVLGCNYASAEVDADQILYVGGGKFHPLGLAMEHPEKTVVIADPVNNVVEVADTEQFMKQRYAAVHKAMDAQKWGVIFCTKIGQGRWEQAQEIVEANDDAYLITMDEVTPDRLRNFDMDAFVNTGCPRITTDDGPQFHKPMLTPGEYEIAVGNEPLENLEFDTFHGTW; the protein is encoded by the coding sequence ATGAGCGAACGGACCGCTGCGGAGGGACGGACGGACGGCGACCTGCGGAACACGGGGCTGTCGCTGAAACACGATCGGGAGTGGGACTACGAACTCGAACGGATCGTCGAGGAACTCGAAGAGCGCGACGCGGACACCGTCGGGCTCCAGTTCCCCGAGGGACTGAAGCGACGCGGGCCGGCGGTCGCAGACGACCTGCGAGAGTTGACCGACGACGTGACGTTCCTGCTGTCGGGCCAGCCCTGTTACGGCGCCTGTGACCTCGACACGTACCTCATGCGGCGGACGGACCTGTTCGTCCACTTCGGCCACTCCCCGATGAAGGAGTCGGACAAGATTCTCTACGTCCCGCTGTTCTCGAACGTCGACCCGTTCGGCATCATGGAGGAGTCGCTGGCGGAGCTCGAAGACCCCGACGACGACCCGGACGTGGGGCTGGTGACGACGGCCCAGCACATGAACCTCTTCGACGACATGTACGACTGGCTCGCCGAGCGTGGATACGAGGTCCACACCCGGCGTGGCGACGAACGACTCACCCACGAGGGGCAGGTGTTGGGGTGTAACTACGCCTCCGCGGAGGTCGACGCCGACCAGATCCTCTACGTCGGCGGGGGGAAGTTCCACCCGCTCGGGCTGGCGATGGAACACCCCGAGAAGACGGTCGTCATCGCGGACCCGGTCAACAACGTCGTCGAGGTGGCGGACACGGAACAGTTCATGAAACAGCGCTACGCCGCCGTCCACAAGGCGATGGACGCCCAGAAGTGGGGGGTCATCTTCTGTACCAAGATCGGCCAGGGCCGGTGGGAGCAGGCCCAGGAGATCGTCGAGGCCAACGACGACGCCTACCTGATCACGATGGACGAGGTGACGCCGGACCGCCTGCGGAACTTCGACATGGACGCGTTCGTCAACACCGGCTGTCCGCGGATCACCACCGACGACGGCCCGCAGTTCCACAAGCCGATGCTCACGCCCGGCGAGTACGAGATCGCCGTCGGCAACGAGCCGCTGGAGAATCTCGAGTTCGACACCTTCCACGGCACCTGGTGA
- a CDS encoding PhzF family phenazine biosynthesis protein, with protein sequence MPDNAFHVVDVFARERYAGNQLAVVHDAAALDTEQMQAITRETNFSECTFVVGETGTETETGYEVRIFDPAEELPFAGHPTLGTAAVLRELVGEETPDEVTLHLGVGDVPVHVESTADGGERYWMRQVPPTFLGTVPDATAADLLGLDTAALHDDLPVERVTTGLPTLVVPLASVDAVRRAETTEPAYGSFVDEYGGHNVLCVAAGGVDGGDLHARVFADWAGVPEDPATGSSNGCLAAYLAVHEVLGDECPRAVVEQGYELDRPSRLHLRVDASGETIVDPDPSSDTGYYEAHGTPGDERRGTDAGVEAANVTVEVGGRVVPVAAGRLL encoded by the coding sequence GTGCCCGACAACGCCTTCCACGTGGTGGACGTGTTCGCTCGCGAGCGGTACGCCGGCAACCAGTTGGCCGTCGTCCACGACGCCGCGGCTCTCGACACCGAACAGATGCAGGCGATCACCAGGGAGACGAACTTCTCGGAGTGTACCTTCGTCGTCGGCGAGACGGGGACAGAGACAGAGACGGGGTACGAAGTCCGCATCTTCGACCCCGCGGAGGAGCTCCCGTTCGCCGGCCACCCGACACTGGGGACCGCGGCGGTCCTCCGCGAGCTCGTGGGCGAGGAGACGCCGGACGAGGTCACCCTCCACCTCGGCGTCGGTGACGTGCCGGTCCACGTCGAGTCGACCGCCGACGGCGGCGAGCGGTACTGGATGCGACAGGTGCCGCCGACGTTCCTCGGGACGGTTCCGGACGCGACCGCGGCCGACCTGTTGGGTCTCGACACCGCGGCGCTCCACGACGACCTCCCGGTCGAGCGCGTGACGACCGGGCTGCCGACGCTCGTCGTCCCGCTGGCCTCCGTCGACGCCGTCCGGCGGGCCGAGACGACGGAACCGGCGTACGGGTCGTTCGTCGACGAGTACGGCGGCCACAACGTGCTCTGTGTCGCCGCGGGTGGCGTCGACGGTGGTGACCTCCACGCTCGCGTGTTCGCCGACTGGGCCGGCGTGCCCGAAGACCCAGCCACCGGCTCCTCGAACGGCTGTCTGGCGGCGTACCTCGCGGTCCACGAGGTGTTGGGCGACGAGTGCCCGCGAGCCGTCGTCGAGCAGGGGTACGAACTCGATCGCCCGTCGCGGCTCCACCTGCGTGTCGACGCGAGCGGAGAGACGATCGTGGACCCCGATCCGTCGAGCGACACCGGCTACTACGAGGCGCACGGCACGCCCGGTGACGAGCGGCGCGGCACGGACGCGGGCGTCGAGGCGGCGAACGTCACCGTCGAGGTCGGTGGCCGTGTGGTGCCCGTCGCCGCGGGGCGACTGCTGTGA
- a CDS encoding methyl-accepting chemotaxis protein — translation MSDSEGSPAGTGASPVTSSFPRAAYAESLSSLERAANRAETERLQSVLSRLSGAPEGPETDDRAVASAVVSPYTTAEPDYDAAWERVRASGGGIDDYVALQTATLEAVVAETLAAADVDEETASAVEADVRAAIRTARDSLHHAVVAQGRTDGAAEDAPGVRESDGDEPSDTAADDEAEGAEADAETDDEAGATDQFDFEALGDSIEDLQLSASDMSDRIGTVNDILADQSDAVGTVRNEVDSLSATTEEIASSTSRVNEQADRAERLAVEGVEVAEDTVDRIETVETKHETVVDDVDELEAQVDEIDDVVDVINDIADQTNIIALNASIEAARAGEAGDGFAVVADEVKELAESTKAQTDDIEETVGSIKSDTQTTVENLRQASEEIRDATDRVDEMIGTLEEIAEATQEASDGVEEVSRATDEQAASAEEVASMVAESADNIAEISDEMDTISASNEMFEMVIDDALETVREAQN, via the coding sequence ATGTCCGACAGCGAGGGTTCGCCAGCAGGTACAGGAGCGAGTCCAGTGACGTCGTCGTTCCCGCGTGCAGCCTACGCCGAGTCGTTGTCGAGCCTCGAGCGCGCCGCGAACCGAGCCGAAACCGAACGGCTCCAGTCCGTCCTCTCGCGGTTGTCGGGGGCACCCGAGGGACCGGAGACCGACGACAGAGCGGTCGCCAGTGCCGTCGTCTCGCCGTACACGACGGCCGAGCCGGACTACGACGCGGCGTGGGAGCGAGTGCGCGCGTCCGGTGGCGGGATCGACGACTACGTCGCGTTACAGACGGCGACACTCGAGGCGGTCGTCGCAGAGACACTGGCCGCGGCCGACGTCGACGAGGAGACCGCGAGTGCAGTCGAGGCCGACGTGCGAGCGGCAATCCGGACGGCACGCGACAGTCTCCACCACGCCGTGGTCGCACAGGGGCGGACGGACGGGGCGGCGGAAGATGCGCCGGGTGTCCGAGAGTCGGACGGCGACGAGCCGAGTGACACGGCCGCAGACGACGAGGCGGAGGGCGCGGAGGCCGACGCCGAGACCGACGACGAGGCCGGCGCGACAGACCAGTTCGACTTCGAGGCGTTGGGTGACTCCATCGAAGACCTGCAACTGTCGGCTTCGGACATGTCCGACCGGATCGGGACGGTCAACGACATCCTCGCGGACCAGTCGGACGCGGTCGGGACGGTGCGCAACGAGGTCGACAGTCTCTCGGCGACGACCGAAGAGATCGCCTCCTCGACGAGTCGTGTCAACGAGCAGGCCGACCGCGCGGAACGGCTCGCCGTCGAGGGCGTGGAGGTGGCCGAGGACACGGTCGACCGGATCGAGACCGTCGAGACGAAACACGAGACTGTCGTCGACGACGTGGACGAACTCGAGGCGCAGGTCGACGAGATCGACGACGTGGTCGACGTGATCAACGACATCGCGGACCAGACGAACATCATCGCGCTGAACGCCTCCATCGAGGCGGCCCGTGCGGGTGAGGCGGGCGACGGGTTCGCGGTCGTCGCCGACGAGGTCAAGGAGTTGGCCGAGAGCACGAAGGCACAGACGGACGACATCGAGGAGACCGTCGGCTCGATCAAGTCCGACACCCAGACCACCGTCGAGAACCTCCGGCAGGCGAGCGAAGAGATCCGTGACGCGACCGACCGCGTCGACGAGATGATCGGGACCTTAGAGGAGATCGCCGAGGCGACACAGGAGGCGTCCGACGGCGTCGAGGAGGTGTCGCGTGCCACGGACGAACAGGCGGCCTCCGCCGAGGAGGTCGCCTCGATGGTCGCGGAGTCTGCCGACAACATCGCGGAGATCTCCGACGAGATGGACACGATCAGCGCCTCCAACGAGATGTTCGAGATGGTGATCGACGACGCCCTGGAGACCGTCCGCGAGGCACAGAACTGA
- a CDS encoding lactate racemase domain-containing protein: protein MTLPLGNGEIDVALPDCSVRVARPSGGEAVDPARAARQALAEPHGSRLAEVVDPDDEVAVVVTDVTRATPDDVLLDALLDRIPVERAAVTVVLGLGLHRPMTDDEIASGLGDAADLAINHDPEATVEVGRVHDVPVRVHEAVAEADTVLATGMVEPHQYAGFSGGAKTVVIGAGGEPLIRYTHGPDLLAEPGVRLGRVADNPFRELLDRAGDLAGPDFALNVTHGPAGILGAAAGEPRAVVRALAARGREALSVAVPETYDAVVAGVGAPKDATLYQASRAATYVLLGARNPVRSGGRVVVPARLDEGAGSGTGERRFYERLSTADSAAALYERMREGYEPGAQRAFVLARALRDHDVWITDSETPTLVEECLLHAADGVADAVDPGSDVLVVPDALNTLLVEPDDGG from the coding sequence GTGACACTCCCTCTCGGGAACGGAGAGATCGACGTGGCTCTGCCAGACTGTTCCGTCCGCGTCGCTCGCCCGTCCGGCGGCGAGGCGGTCGACCCGGCACGAGCGGCACGGCAGGCACTCGCGGAGCCACACGGGTCGAGGCTCGCGGAGGTGGTCGACCCCGACGACGAGGTGGCGGTGGTCGTCACCGACGTGACGCGGGCGACCCCGGACGACGTGTTGCTCGACGCGCTGCTCGACCGTATCCCGGTCGAGCGGGCGGCGGTGACGGTCGTCCTCGGACTCGGGTTACACCGTCCGATGACGGACGACGAGATCGCCTCGGGGCTCGGTGACGCCGCCGATCTGGCGATCAACCACGACCCCGAGGCGACGGTCGAGGTGGGCCGTGTCCACGACGTACCGGTGCGCGTCCACGAGGCGGTCGCCGAGGCGGACACCGTGTTGGCGACCGGGATGGTCGAGCCACACCAGTACGCCGGCTTCTCCGGGGGTGCGAAGACGGTCGTGATCGGGGCGGGCGGGGAGCCACTGATCCGGTACACCCACGGGCCAGACCTGCTCGCCGAGCCGGGCGTCCGACTCGGTCGCGTCGCGGACAACCCCTTCCGAGAACTGCTCGACCGGGCGGGGGACCTCGCTGGACCCGACTTCGCACTCAACGTCACACACGGCCCGGCCGGGATCCTGGGTGCCGCCGCCGGAGAGCCGCGTGCAGTCGTCCGCGCACTCGCGGCGCGCGGTCGCGAGGCGCTGTCCGTCGCGGTGCCGGAGACGTACGACGCCGTCGTCGCGGGTGTCGGCGCGCCGAAAGACGCGACCCTCTACCAGGCGAGCCGCGCCGCGACGTACGTCCTGTTGGGTGCACGCAACCCGGTCCGGTCTGGCGGACGTGTCGTCGTCCCGGCACGACTCGACGAGGGTGCGGGCAGCGGGACCGGCGAGCGGCGGTTCTACGAGCGACTCTCGACTGCGGACTCCGCGGCGGCGCTGTACGAGCGGATGCGAGAGGGGTACGAGCCGGGTGCGCAGCGTGCCTTCGTGTTGGCACGTGCACTCCGCGACCACGACGTGTGGATCACGGACAGCGAGACACCGACGCTCGTCGAGGAGTGTCTGCTCCACGCCGCGGACGGAGTGGCCGACGCCGTCGACCCCGGGAGCGACGTGCTCGTCGTCCCAGACGCACTGAACACGCTCCTCGTCGAACCGGACGACGGCGGGTGA